From Strix uralensis isolate ZFMK-TIS-50842 chromosome 1, bStrUra1, whole genome shotgun sequence, a single genomic window includes:
- the LOC141953097 gene encoding putative G-protein coupled receptor 141 isoform X1 has product MLLESLWNMYKEDFRNMTEENGNSSDPSSSFTHSSTMSAILITSYSVAFAGGGIGSITMSFVLVKMNTLSVTTTAIINLVVVHSLLLFTVPFRLHYYVNKKWVFKMTLCKVVSAMVHIHMYLTFLFYVITLVIRWLIFFQWKDKVEFYRKLHAIAASAAVWVFVMVFVVPVLFFEYGRSGSYNDTTCFQFHKELQQESVKALNYTIIVSVACVTCVLLGLQVFILVKVARRLSTSLWSHQEFWAQVKNLIFICVIIICFLPYHLFRAYYIQHVNDFDQLESYNEVFLSLTALSCLDLLSFVLSGSRLFKQKVGMLRSRLSCC; this is encoded by the exons ATGCTGCTGGAGAGTCTGTGG AATATGTACAAGGAAGATTTCAGGAACATGACTGAAGAGAATGGGAACAGCAGTGacccctcctcttccttcactCACAGCAGCACCATGAGTGCCATACTGATTACTTCCTACTCAGTTGCCTTTGCTGGAGGTGGGATCGGGTCCATCACAATGTCATTTGTGCTGGTCAAGATGAACACTCTGTCCGTGACCACAACAGCCATCATTAACCTGGTCGTTGTGCACAGCCTCCTTCTCTTCACAGTGCCCTTCCGCCTGCACTACTATGTCAACAAGAAGTGGGTATTCAAGATGACACTTTGCAAAGTGGTGAGTGCAATGGTGCACATCCACATGTACCTGACCTTCCTATTCTACGTGATCACGCTGGTGATCCGGTGGCTCATCTTCTTTCAATGGAAGGACAAGGTGGAGTTTTACAGGAAGCTACACGCCATTGCAGCAAGCGCTGCCGTGTGGGTCTTTGTCATGGTCTTTGTAGTGCCAGTCTTGTTCTTTGAATACGGACGCTCAGGCTCATACAATGATACAACATGCTTTCAGTTCCACAAAGAACTACAGCAGGAGAGTGTGAAAGCCCTGAACTACACCATAATTGTATCTGTCGCCTGCGTTACTTGTGTCCTCTTGGGCCTGCAGGTTTTCATCCTGGTAAAAGTGGCAAGGAGACTTTCCACCTCCCTCTGGTCACACCAAGAGTTTTGGGCCCAAGTGAAAAACCTGATTTTCATCTGTGTCATCATAATTTGCTTCCTTCCCTATCACCTCTTTAGGGCCTACTACATACAGCATGTGAATGACTTTGACCAGTTAGAAAGCTACAATGAAGTTTTTTTAAGTCTGACTGCCCTTAGCTGTCTGGACCTGCTGTCATTCGTGCTGAGTGGGAGCCGCCTCTTCAAGCAAAAGGTGGGCATGCTCCGCAGCAGGTTGTCTTGCTGCTAG
- the LOC141953097 gene encoding putative G-protein coupled receptor 141 isoform X2: MYKEDFRNMTEENGNSSDPSSSFTHSSTMSAILITSYSVAFAGGGIGSITMSFVLVKMNTLSVTTTAIINLVVVHSLLLFTVPFRLHYYVNKKWVFKMTLCKVVSAMVHIHMYLTFLFYVITLVIRWLIFFQWKDKVEFYRKLHAIAASAAVWVFVMVFVVPVLFFEYGRSGSYNDTTCFQFHKELQQESVKALNYTIIVSVACVTCVLLGLQVFILVKVARRLSTSLWSHQEFWAQVKNLIFICVIIICFLPYHLFRAYYIQHVNDFDQLESYNEVFLSLTALSCLDLLSFVLSGSRLFKQKVGMLRSRLSCC, encoded by the coding sequence ATGTACAAGGAAGATTTCAGGAACATGACTGAAGAGAATGGGAACAGCAGTGacccctcctcttccttcactCACAGCAGCACCATGAGTGCCATACTGATTACTTCCTACTCAGTTGCCTTTGCTGGAGGTGGGATCGGGTCCATCACAATGTCATTTGTGCTGGTCAAGATGAACACTCTGTCCGTGACCACAACAGCCATCATTAACCTGGTCGTTGTGCACAGCCTCCTTCTCTTCACAGTGCCCTTCCGCCTGCACTACTATGTCAACAAGAAGTGGGTATTCAAGATGACACTTTGCAAAGTGGTGAGTGCAATGGTGCACATCCACATGTACCTGACCTTCCTATTCTACGTGATCACGCTGGTGATCCGGTGGCTCATCTTCTTTCAATGGAAGGACAAGGTGGAGTTTTACAGGAAGCTACACGCCATTGCAGCAAGCGCTGCCGTGTGGGTCTTTGTCATGGTCTTTGTAGTGCCAGTCTTGTTCTTTGAATACGGACGCTCAGGCTCATACAATGATACAACATGCTTTCAGTTCCACAAAGAACTACAGCAGGAGAGTGTGAAAGCCCTGAACTACACCATAATTGTATCTGTCGCCTGCGTTACTTGTGTCCTCTTGGGCCTGCAGGTTTTCATCCTGGTAAAAGTGGCAAGGAGACTTTCCACCTCCCTCTGGTCACACCAAGAGTTTTGGGCCCAAGTGAAAAACCTGATTTTCATCTGTGTCATCATAATTTGCTTCCTTCCCTATCACCTCTTTAGGGCCTACTACATACAGCATGTGAATGACTTTGACCAGTTAGAAAGCTACAATGAAGTTTTTTTAAGTCTGACTGCCCTTAGCTGTCTGGACCTGCTGTCATTCGTGCTGAGTGGGAGCCGCCTCTTCAAGCAAAAGGTGGGCATGCTCCGCAGCAGGTTGTCTTGCTGCTAG